Proteins from a single region of Equus asinus isolate D_3611 breed Donkey chromosome 17, EquAss-T2T_v2, whole genome shotgun sequence:
- the LOC106825129 gene encoding olfactory receptor 5AN6-like codes for MAGGRNNTTVTKFILLGFSDFPKLKIALFTVFLGTYLLTVAWNLSLIILIKMDSSLHTPMYFFLSNLSFIDLCYVTSTTPKMLSDFFRKTKFISFVGCAIQYFFFSSLGLTECCLLAAMAYDRYAAICNPLLYTTIMSPTLCEQMVVAAYITGIFGSSIQLCALLQLDFCGPNIINHFFCDLPQLLVLSCSETFFLHVIKFVIAVIFGLTSVIIIMISYGYIVATILKISSLEGRSKAFNTCASHLTAVTFYFGSGLFVYMHSSTDSSLGYDKMASVFYTVVIPMLNPLIYCLRNQEIKDALTRCKKKRIFSLCHS; via the coding sequence ATGGCTGGAGGAAGGAACAACACAACAGTTACCAAATTCATCCTTTTGGGATTCTCAGATTTTCCCAAGCTCAAGATTGCTCTCTTTACAGTATTCCTGGGGACTTATCTCTTGACAGTGGCCTGGAACCTGAGCCTCATCATCCTGATTAAGATGGACTCCTCCCTAcatacacccatgtacttcttcctcagcaACTTATCCTTTATAGATTTATGCTATGTTACCTCCACAACCCCCAAAATGCTCTCAGACTTCTTCCGGAAGACTAAATTCATCTCCTTTGTGGGGTGCGCCATACAATACTTCTTCTTCTCTAGCCTAGGTCTGACTGAGTGCTGTCTCCTAGCAGCCATGGCTTATGATCGATATGCTGCCATTTGTAATCCTCTTCTCTACACAACCATCATGTCCCCCACCCTCTGTGAGCAGATGGTGGTTGCAGCCTATATAACTGGTATCTTTGGCTCATCTATCCAACTGTGTGCTTTACTTCAGCTCGATTTCTGTGGACCAAATATTATCAACCATTTCTTCTGTGACCTGCCTCAATTATTAGTCCTATCGTGCTCTGAAACTTTTTTCCTACATGTTATAAAGTTTGTGATAGCAGTGATTTTTGGTCTGACATCTGTCATAATCATCATGATATCTTATGGTTATATTGTTGCCACCATCCTGAAGATCAGCTCGCTTGAAGGCAGGTCTAAGGCCTTCAACACCTGTGCTTCTCACCTGACAGCAGTGACCTTTTATTTTGGATCAGGACTCTTTGTCTATATGCACTCCAGCACTGATAGTTCTCTGGGTTATGACAAGATGGCATCAGTCTTCTATACAGTGGTGATCCCCATGTTGAATCCTTTGATTTATTGTCTCAGGAACCAGGAAATCAAAGATGCCCTTACTAGGTGTAAGAAGAAGAGAATATTTTCCCTTTGTCACAGTTAA